The Chryseolinea soli nucleotide sequence GATCAGTAAAGCTTTCAGGTCGTCGGCTTTGTGTTTTTTGAGCAGCTTGTAGATCGTGCTCAGTCTTTCCTTCGCAAACTCGGCGCGCTGGGGGTCGAACTCGATCTTTTCTTCTTCACTCTCAATTTCGCTCATGATGTCGTCCAGTTCGATGAGCACGCTTTCCAGGCGTTGCAGCAAGGCGGCATAGGCGGGTGAATAGGAGGAGACGCTGCTCAACGCAGCCCGTGCCTCACCCAATTTGCCACGCGCAGCGAAATCCGAAAGCGTCACGGCGTCGAGCATTTGGTTGAAGCTGCTTTTGATCTCGCTGGTGTGATCCATCACCTTCACTTCCGATTCCAGCGTTTCCTGTTCGCCTTCTTCGAGATGTGCCTGGTTCAGTTCGTCCAATTGAAAGCGCACATAGTCGGCTTCCTGGCGCAGCGTGTCGGCTTCGGCGCTCAAGGTCTCGAAATCTTTGCGGGCCTTCACGTAGGCTTGCCAGTCCGTTGCATACTGTTCGCGCAGGGTCTGGTTGGCCGCGTAAGCATCGATCAGCCGGAGCTGGAAGCTTTGCTGTCCCAGTTGCAGCGTTTCGTGCTGGGAGTGGATGTCCATCAATAAATTCCCGATGCGTTTCATCACCTCCAGCGTCACGGGAGTGTCGTTGATGAACGCCCGCGATTTTCCACCGGGGCTGATCTCCCTGCGGATGACGGTGGTCTCGTCGTAGTCGAGGTCTTCGGCTTTGAAGACGGATTTGAGTTTATATTCTTTGATGGCGAACGAGCCTTCAATGATGCATTTCTGTTCTTCGTCCCACAACACCTTGGTGTCGGCGCGGTTGCCCATGAGCAGGCCGATGGCGCCCAGCATGATGGACTTGCCCGCACCCGTTTCGCCTGTGATCACGTTGAGGCTCGGGGAGGGCTCCAGCTCCAGGTGCTTGATGAGCGCATAGTTTTGTATGGTGATGTGCTTCAGCATTCAGGCAAAGGTGTCGAAATAGAGTTCGGCGATGGTGTCGATCCGGTAGGTCATTTTTTTGCGGCGCATGTTCAGCAGCTTGATCTCGGTGGCGTTCACGTCGGTAAGTTCGCCAAACATGGCGGTACTGTCTGTGAGCACAATATTAATTTTTTTACCCAGAAATTCAGCCACCCGTTTCCGGATCTGCGCGGCATCGCTGAGGCGTAATTGTTTAGTGCTCATAGGAATTAGTCCTTAGTGGTCAGTCCTTAGTCCGGAGTACTTAAATACGAGTGACTCAGGATTAAAGACGCGTTAGAAGCAAAACTGTCGAAATCGGGGCATGAATCCAAACACCGGCGAGGGGAGATCAGTTCTCGATCATCTTGCTATATCCCGCCCGGGTGTTGGACGGATCGATGGCGGTCACGATGTCGTAGACCTCCCGGCGGACCTGGATGTTGCCGCTGGAAAAAATATTGGATAACTCCTTGCCCTTGGCGTCAAAAAAGCTGATGACCAGGATAGAGGCAGGGTTGATATCGCGCATCTTTTTTACGTCGCGCAGACTTTTGAGGATGATCTCGCGGCTTTTGTCGGGATCTTTATCAAAGGTGTCGAGGGCGAGGCGGTGATAAGCATAGACGGCCTTACGCATATCCACAGATTGTGCATTGTTGTAGTTTTCAACAATCCAATAGCGGCTCCGGTTGTTGCCCCCCAGCGCTTGCCAGCCTGCGCGGTTGGACTGCTGCGCGTTGTTGACCACGGCCAGTGCTTTTTGGAAATACGTTGTGCCACCCAATTCGCTAAACGTATCGGCATCGACGCCCACGATCATGTAGGCATACAAGGCCAGCATGGAGGTGAGGTTGGTGGTGTACGTATTGTCGTTGAACTCCAGGGGAAGCGATTCGATGTATTCAAATTCCCAATCGCGATCGGCGAAGTTGAAGATGAGGCTGGAATAGTTTGTGCCAAACACCGGGCGCGCCGCCTGGACCTGCACGGAGGCCGTGAAGTTGCCCACGGCGGGCATTTTGGTGATCGTGATCAGCATGTTGCAGTTGATCTTCTCGTAAGCCTTATAGGAATCGGGCGTCCATTTGCGCGAGTTCATGAACTGCTCGATGGCTGTTTTCATGTCGCGGAAAATGCCGCGATCGGACGTGGCGATCTGTGTGGAGTTGATGGTGACCGTGCAGGCCAGCTCCTGCGTCCATCCGAAACCGAATGCGCAGAGGGTGATGCACAAAAGAAAAGCACGCTTAATCATGTAGTTTTTCGATGATGGCCTCTACAATATCTTGTGCTACGGCGTTCTTGTCTTTCAGGTCGAAAGCCCTGGCCGTGTTGTTCCGGTCCAGGATGGTGATCTTGTTCGTGTCGTGACCAAAACCGGCGCCGTTGTCGCGCAACGAATTTAACACGATCAGGTCAAAATTCTTGGACTCGAGCTTTTTTAAAGCGTTGGCTTGCTCGTGTTCTGTTTCCAGGGCAAAGCCCACCACGATCTGTCCATTGTGTTTCAGCTTGCCCAGCGAAGCGGCGATGTCGCGCGTTTTCACCAGCTCGAGATGGAACACGTCGTCTTTCTTTTTGATCTTTTGATCGGCGATCACGGCCGGGCGGTAATCGGCCACGGCGGCGGCCAACACGGTGATGTCGGCAGCAGGGAAGAGGGTGGTGCAAGCGTTGTACATGTCTTCAGCAGAAGTTACATGCTTAACGCTGATGCGGGGATTTTCGGTATGTTGTTGGGTTGGACCGGCAACCAGATCCACGATGGCGCCCAAGTTGGCTAGCGCTTCGGCGATGGCAAATCCCATTTTGCCGCTGGAGTGGTTGCCGATGAAGCGCACAGGGTCCAGGGCCTCGTAGGTGGGGCCGGCCGTGACCAGCACTTTTTTGCCCGCCAATTTTTGTTGGGGAATAAAGAATTCCTCCAGGTGTTGCACGATTTGCTCCGGCTCGGCCATGCGGCCCGTGCCCACCAATCCACTGGCAAGTTCGCCAAAGGTGGAGTCGATGATGTGGTTGCCAAAGCTTTTAAGTCTTCTAAGATTTTCCTTTACGGCCGGGTGCTGCAACATGTCCAGGTCCATGGCCGGGGCCATAAAAACCGGGCAGCGCGCCGACAGGTAAACGGCCAGCAACAAGTTGTCGCAAAGGCCGTGGGCCATTTTGCCCAGGGTGTTGGCCGTGGCGGGTGCGATCACGATGGCGTCGGCGGCCAGGGCCAGGTCCACGTGGTTGTTCCACTCGCCGGTGTCGGCTTTTTGGAAGTGGGTGAGGGCAGGCTTTTTGGAAAGCGTAGCCAGTGTGAGCGGCGTGATGAACTCGTGGGCGTCGGGCGTCATGATCACCTGCACGTCGGCCCCGGCTTTGACCAGGAGCCGCACGAGCACTGCCGACTTATACGCCGCAATGCCCCCACATACTCCGACCACGATCCGCTTGCCTTTCAGCATGGCTCGCCGTTGTTAAAGTTCGACCTTCGTGTCGTCTTCGCCGCGGAGACGGAAGTTCAGTTTTTCTTCCAGGAATTCTTCCGTTGCCGTGGTGGTAGGCTTGGGCATGCGCTCGTAGAACTTGGAGATCTCGATCTGCTCGCGGTTCTCGAACACTTCCTCCAGGTTGTCTACCGTGGTGGCAAATTCGGCCAGCTTGTTGTTGAGCTCTTCCTTGATGTTGACGGCGATCTGGCGCGCGCGCTTCGAAATAACCACTACCGACTCATAGATGTTGCCGGTCTGGGCTGCGATCTTCTCTACATCGCGTGTTACTACAGATGATTGAACTGCCATATGCTTACAGATTATTGTTTTTTGATTTATTGATCTTGGCCAGACTGTCCCCATACATCTTCTCTGCGTCTGACAGGTAAGTGCTGGTGGGAAAGCGGTCCACGAATTCTTTATAATGATCCACCACGCCTTTGTAGCGATCCAATTGCTTGGAATAAATGCTTTGCTCGGCCAGGCGGTATTCCGACGAGATCACCAGGTAGTAGGTACGTTCCAGGTATTTCGAGTCGGGGAAATTGTCTTTAAAGTTGGTCAGGGCCACAATGGCGGCCTTGTAGCTGCGCATGCGGTAGTATTGGTAGGCATTCTCAAAACCCTTTTTCTCCAGCTTTTCCTGGGTAGCCACGATCACCTCGATGGCCTTGTCGCGGAAACTGCTTTGGGGATAGCGGTTCAGGAACAACTGCATGGCCGCCATGGCGTCTTTGCTGCTGGATTGGTCCAGGTTGGCATTTGGCGATGACTCATACAGCGAATAGGCGTACATGTAGCGCGCTTCCTCGGCCATGGAACTGCGGCCATAGGTTTCATAAAAGGTCTTGAACTGCTCGGAGGCCAACAGGTACAATTTGTCGTAAAACTGGCAATAGGCCAGGTAAAACTGCACTTTTTCTCCCTCCGGAAGGCCGCGGACGATGGGGATGATCTGCTCGAACAACACGGAGGCTTTGTAATAGTCCTTCTTATTGTTGTAGTAGTTCAACGCCGCGTCGTATTTCACGCGCCAATCCGCGCTTTTTTCAATCCTGCGGAATTTGCTGCAGGAAGCCGCCACGATCAGGATCAGCGCAAGGGAAAGAATAGAGGATACTCGTTGCATAAGCCCGCAAATATAGCATAAGAAGCCAGAACTGGAAAACGTCATTTTTTGCCTGTAGATGCACGGGCGGCCCAAAAAGTTGATTTATTTTTTCACGATGAGCTTTCGCGTCATCACACCCTCGTCGTCGATATACAGGGTGTAGAAGTAGATTCCGGCGTTCAAATCGTCGGTTTTGATCCGGATCAGGTTTTCCAGGCTGGGAAGCTGGTATTCGCCCACCGTGTTACCCAACAGGTTGTGTACCACGATCTTGGCTTTTATCTGGTCGTTCAGGATCTTGTATTCCACCTGGGCATGGTCCACCACCGGGTTGGGATAGACGTCGTGCAGGGTGATGAACTTCGAGCTGTACAGGCTCTGTTTTTCGGGCTTTTCCTCCACGTCGAAGTTGAGCACGAATTCCACGGGCTGGCCCGGGTTTGACTTGTTGTAGACGATGTATTTCAGCGTGCTGGGACCCGACACAAAGCCGGCTTCCAGGGAAATGTTGAGATTATTCAGGGTTTGGCCGGGTTCCACCTTCACGATGTAGTCCTCCACCTTCGAATCCAGGCAGTTGTTGTCAACGCAGAAATAGTTCTTTTGGGTGCCGCCGATCTGGCCGGTCACTTTGCGGATGATGAGGGTGATGGGTTTTTCCGTGGTGTTGCGGAAGCGGAGGGGAGCTTTGATGGTCTCACCGATGATGCCCTTGTATGACTCCTGGATACTGGTGAGCTCGAATCCCTGCCCGAACCCCACAAGGGAGGCAGAAATCAGAATCGCCAACAACCAGAAACGCTTCATACCCGGGGTCTATATGTATTTCACAAAATTTAAACATTTTAACGGTACCTCATAATAGAAAGAGAACTTTTTCGTTGACTGAGGCCATTTTTTTTCCACACAAACGATTCCGCTGTCGTACGGCAGTTTTGCATCCCCTGTCTCTGGGGGGATAATAAATTTGTTGTTACCAGAATGTTAACCTCAGGGTTGGATGGACGGCGACTTGCGGTGAAAGGGTTTCACGACGTCTTCGCGTTTGGGTTTGTTGTCGCCTTTCCAGGAGAAACCCTTCAGCGTCATGTCTTCTTTCTTCAACTCATGGGGCGGAATGAAACGTGCTTCAGGACGCGTATAAAAACTGAGGTTGTTCACTTTGCCATCGCGGAAGCGGATGAGAATATTGCTGCAGATGATGCGGTTCGTACCCATGGTCCCTACGGGTTTGTCGTCTTTCTTTTCGCTGAGCGCATAATAAATACTTTCGCCATTCCCCTCGACATACACCCGGCTGATCTTCTTGTTCTCAAAGGTGGCCGTCATCTTGCGGCCGCTGATCTGGTTGAAGTTGATCAGCGAATCCTGCGAGATCACAAAGCTGTTCACGTTCATGAAGAGCCGGTCGATCGTGTTGTTCTTGATGAGCATGCGAATGGTGTCGGCCGTCATCTGGTTGCCTTCGGTCCACAACACGGGGCTTTTGTAGAAGTAGATGGTGGAGTCGGCCGCGCGGTATTCGAGTGAGTCGGCAAGACCTTGCAAATCGCCACGGTAGATCTTCACGTGGTTGTAGGCCAGCAGTCTTTTCTTCTGGGGGTCGGGACTGTCGATCGACACCAGCGTGTCGGCCGAGATGAAAAGGGTGTCGGAGTCGTCGCCGACCTTGGCAAGATAGGGATTGTTGTACACCTTAGAGACGCCCTTCAGTTTATAATAGTCGGAGGCTTGGCCATAGATGATGATGTTCTCTTTTTTCGACGTCATGATCACGTTGCCCCGCAGCTTGTATACTTTGCGGATGTCGTCGAGCGCATAATCGTCGCCCTCCAGCTTATAGTCAACTGACTCGGCCTCGCCCAGCTTCAGGTCCGAGCGGCGGGTCTTGGTGTCGTACTCGCCATCGTTATACACGAACGTGGCGCTGTCCTTGTCCACCACGGTGGTGGGGGTGCGGAAGTAGAGAATTTTGCTGCGCGAATTGTATTGCAAACTATCCGACGTCATCGTGTAGTCGGGGTTTTTCACGTGCACGTTTTTTTTGAACGAGGCCATGTTAGACGTCAGGTTGTAATAGCCCTTCACGCTGGTGAGCACGTTGATGCTGTCCACCAGTTTTCCGTTGTTGAAATAGTAGGCCGTGTTCTTGGGCCGGTCAAAATCAAGGTAGTCGGTGTAGAGGGTGGAGGTGGCCAGTTTGGTAAACACCACGTCGTTGCGCAGTTTGGCCAGTTTGACATTGCCATCATATTCCAGCTTGTTGCCCGTGATGGTCACTGAGTCGCCTTCCAGGATGCGCACCCGGCCGAAAGCTTCGATGTAGTTCCTTTTTTTGAAAAAGTGGGCGGAATCGCAATAGATGGTGGTGGTGTTTTGGACGAAGATCACATTGCCGATCACGCGATCAAAACGGTCTTCCCCGGCCTTGCCACCCTGCAACCGGTCGGCCTGTTTCAGGTGCACCTTTTTTTGCGCACACGCAGAAGTCATGCCCGAAAACAAGGCAATAGCCGCCAGGATGAGGCATTTCATCCCCATAGAAAAGCGTGTGCCCAAAGTATAGCGTAGATCCATAAAAAACATTGCAAGCTACGACGCTAAACGCGAAAATCGTAACCCCCGGCCCTAGTTATCGGGGGTGAAGTCGTACCTTTGCTGCCATGCTGGAGCAATTTCTGAACCACATTGATCGGTTCGCCCTCTGCCGGCGCGAAGACCCCATTCTGCTGGCCGTGAGCGGGGGAGTGGATTCCATGGCCATGCTCCACCTGTTCACCGCGGCAGGTTTCACGGTAGGTGTCGCCCATTGCAATTTTCAACTGCGGGGCAAAGACTCGGACGGCGACGAAGATTTTGTCGCGCAAGCCTGCAAGACGCTGAATGTTCCTGTATTTGTACACCGCTTCGAAACCGAAGCCTATGCCTGGGAGAACGGCCTCTCCACCCAAATGGCCGCCCGCGAATTGCGCTATGCGTGGTTTGACGACCTGTTGGAAATTCACCACTACACCGCGCTGGCCACCGGTCACCATTTCGACGATTCGATGGAGACCATCCTGCTCAACATCACCCGCGGGGCCGCCACGGATGGCATGGCGGGCATCCCGGTGAAGAACGGTCGCGTGATCCGCCCGCTGTTGTTCGCCACCCGCGCACAAGTTGAAAAATATGCGGCCGACCATCGCATCAAATGGCGCGAAGACAAGAGCAACCTGACCGACGACTATCAACGAAATTTCATCCGTCACAAGATCATCCCCCAACTCAAGGAGCTGAACCCCTCCCTGGAAACCACGTGGCAAAACGGCATCGAAAAAATACAAGGCGAACTCGCCATTCTTCACGACGCCTTTGATGCCTGGTGTAAAAACAGCATCACGCGAACGGCCGAGAAGATTGCCATCGATAAAAAAGCGCTCAA carries:
- the recN gene encoding DNA repair protein RecN, with the translated sequence MLKHITIQNYALIKHLELEPSPSLNVITGETGAGKSIMLGAIGLLMGNRADTKVLWDEEQKCIIEGSFAIKEYKLKSVFKAEDLDYDETTVIRREISPGGKSRAFINDTPVTLEVMKRIGNLLMDIHSQHETLQLGQQSFQLRLIDAYAANQTLREQYATDWQAYVKARKDFETLSAEADTLRQEADYVRFQLDELNQAHLEEGEQETLESEVKVMDHTSEIKSSFNQMLDAVTLSDFAARGKLGEARAALSSVSSYSPAYAALLQRLESVLIELDDIMSEIESEEEKIEFDPQRAEFAKERLSTIYKLLKKHKADDLKALLIIQEALSQKDTLTSNLDESLERAKQDFEAALKVVTATAKKLSDSRAKVFTPLCKQLTALLQELGIPNATLQIDIQPAELSAQGADRIDILFSANKGVAPRPLAQVASGGEFSRLMFSIKYVMAEKTAMPTLILDEIDTGISGEVAMKLGTLMKTMATRHQLIAISHLPQIAAKGDAHYFVYKDNTSSKTISAIKALSAEDRVQEIAKMIGGAKPSKVALENAQELLGK
- a CDS encoding DUF4835 family protein; the encoded protein is MIKRAFLLCITLCAFGFGWTQELACTVTINSTQIATSDRGIFRDMKTAIEQFMNSRKWTPDSYKAYEKINCNMLITITKMPAVGNFTASVQVQAARPVFGTNYSSLIFNFADRDWEFEYIESLPLEFNDNTYTTNLTSMLALYAYMIVGVDADTFSELGGTTYFQKALAVVNNAQQSNRAGWQALGGNNRSRYWIVENYNNAQSVDMRKAVYAYHRLALDTFDKDPDKSREIILKSLRDVKKMRDINPASILVISFFDAKGKELSNIFSSGNIQVRREVYDIVTAIDPSNTRAGYSKMIEN
- the coaBC gene encoding bifunctional phosphopantothenoylcysteine decarboxylase/phosphopantothenate--cysteine ligase CoaBC, producing MLKGKRIVVGVCGGIAAYKSAVLVRLLVKAGADVQVIMTPDAHEFITPLTLATLSKKPALTHFQKADTGEWNNHVDLALAADAIVIAPATANTLGKMAHGLCDNLLLAVYLSARCPVFMAPAMDLDMLQHPAVKENLRRLKSFGNHIIDSTFGELASGLVGTGRMAEPEQIVQHLEEFFIPQQKLAGKKVLVTAGPTYEALDPVRFIGNHSSGKMGFAIAEALANLGAIVDLVAGPTQQHTENPRISVKHVTSAEDMYNACTTLFPAADITVLAAAVADYRPAVIADQKIKKKDDVFHLELVKTRDIAASLGKLKHNGQIVVGFALETEHEQANALKKLESKNFDLIVLNSLRDNGAGFGHDTNKITILDRNNTARAFDLKDKNAVAQDIVEAIIEKLHD
- a CDS encoding DNA-directed RNA polymerase subunit omega — translated: MAVQSSVVTRDVEKIAAQTGNIYESVVVISKRARQIAVNIKEELNNKLAEFATTVDNLEEVFENREQIEISKFYERMPKPTTTATEEFLEEKLNFRLRGEDDTKVEL
- a CDS encoding outer membrane protein assembly factor BamD; this translates as MQRVSSILSLALILIVAASCSKFRRIEKSADWRVKYDAALNYYNNKKDYYKASVLFEQIIPIVRGLPEGEKVQFYLAYCQFYDKLYLLASEQFKTFYETYGRSSMAEEARYMYAYSLYESSPNANLDQSSSKDAMAAMQLFLNRYPQSSFRDKAIEVIVATQEKLEKKGFENAYQYYRMRSYKAAIVALTNFKDNFPDSKYLERTYYLVISSEYRLAEQSIYSKQLDRYKGVVDHYKEFVDRFPTSTYLSDAEKMYGDSLAKINKSKNNNL
- a CDS encoding T9SS type A sorting domain-containing protein; this encodes MKRFWLLAILISASLVGFGQGFELTSIQESYKGIIGETIKAPLRFRNTTEKPITLIIRKVTGQIGGTQKNYFCVDNNCLDSKVEDYIVKVEPGQTLNNLNISLEAGFVSGPSTLKYIVYNKSNPGQPVEFVLNFDVEEKPEKQSLYSSKFITLHDVYPNPVVDHAQVEYKILNDQIKAKIVVHNLLGNTVGEYQLPSLENLIRIKTDDLNAGIYFYTLYIDDEGVMTRKLIVKK
- a CDS encoding OstA-like protein; amino-acid sequence: MDLRYTLGTRFSMGMKCLILAAIALFSGMTSACAQKKVHLKQADRLQGGKAGEDRFDRVIGNVIFVQNTTTIYCDSAHFFKKRNYIEAFGRVRILEGDSVTITGNKLEYDGNVKLAKLRNDVVFTKLATSTLYTDYLDFDRPKNTAYYFNNGKLVDSINVLTSVKGYYNLTSNMASFKKNVHVKNPDYTMTSDSLQYNSRSKILYFRTPTTVVDKDSATFVYNDGEYDTKTRRSDLKLGEAESVDYKLEGDDYALDDIRKVYKLRGNVIMTSKKENIIIYGQASDYYKLKGVSKVYNNPYLAKVGDDSDTLFISADTLVSIDSPDPQKKRLLAYNHVKIYRGDLQGLADSLEYRAADSTIYFYKSPVLWTEGNQMTADTIRMLIKNNTIDRLFMNVNSFVISQDSLINFNQISGRKMTATFENKKISRVYVEGNGESIYYALSEKKDDKPVGTMGTNRIICSNILIRFRDGKVNNLSFYTRPEARFIPPHELKKEDMTLKGFSWKGDNKPKREDVVKPFHRKSPSIQP
- the tilS gene encoding tRNA lysidine(34) synthetase TilS → MLEQFLNHIDRFALCRREDPILLAVSGGVDSMAMLHLFTAAGFTVGVAHCNFQLRGKDSDGDEDFVAQACKTLNVPVFVHRFETEAYAWENGLSTQMAARELRYAWFDDLLEIHHYTALATGHHFDDSMETILLNITRGAATDGMAGIPVKNGRVIRPLLFATRAQVEKYAADHRIKWREDKSNLTDDYQRNFIRHKIIPQLKELNPSLETTWQNGIEKIQGELAILHDAFDAWCKNSITRTAEKIAIDKKALNHGPQVNAMLWRFIKTYGFNYEQTREIIHALNGQPGKKFLAPAFLLVVDRENIFITPRSEDWSEQHIGTVNGRHTLGPWRLSLEDTPPAVRGSDPREAVLDAAHLQFPLVWRKWRAGDFFHPLGMDHKKKLSDFFIDKKLSVADKETITVLESAGQIAWVVGHRIDDRFKVTPQTQHALRFVLTNHEEKPGV